From Oenococcus sicerae, the proteins below share one genomic window:
- the rplU gene encoding 50S ribosomal protein L21 — MANKYAVIETGGKQYRVEAGDAIFVEKLEANEGDKVTFDKVLLASGKFGDPYVSGAAVTGTVAKQGKEKKVVTFKYKAKKHGHVKKGHRQPYTKVMIENV; from the coding sequence ATGGCTAATAAGTACGCAGTTATTGAAACTGGTGGAAAGCAGTATCGCGTCGAAGCAGGAGATGCTATCTTCGTTGAAAAACTCGAAGCAAATGAAGGTGATAAAGTAACTTTTGATAAAGTGTTGCTTGCTTCTGGGAAGTTTGGTGATCCATATGTTTCTGGTGCAGCTGTTACTGGAACAGTCGCTAAACAAGGCAAAGAAAAGAAAGTCGTTACCTTTAAATATAAGGCAAAAAAGCATGGCCATGTTAAAAAAGGTCACCGCCAGCCATACACTAAAGTAATGATTGAGAATGTTTAA
- a CDS encoding tRNA (adenosine(37)-N6)-dimethylallyltransferase, producing MLNNKQKMIAIVGPTASGKTALAIKVARLLQTEIISEDAFQIYRTLDIGTAKPNQQELAAVKEHFINIKDPSDSYNAYEFMNDARKLIDHFVNRNKLPVVVGGSGFFLQTLLGDRQLSSQNTAPIPQEASPKNRLYQALLVGLEMDRSLLYDRINRRVDLMFQQGLLAEAETLFQLEGDFQSKKAIGYREFLAYFDGRQSLDRTKELIKRDSRRYAKRQLTYFRNQFPDIHWFDAIEISKNPEKIFDLVKKFDQL from the coding sequence ATGTTAAACAATAAACAAAAAATGATTGCCATTGTTGGCCCAACCGCTAGCGGAAAAACAGCACTAGCTATTAAAGTAGCACGATTATTGCAAACTGAAATAATATCTGAGGACGCTTTTCAAATTTATCGCACATTAGATATTGGCACTGCTAAACCTAATCAACAGGAACTAGCAGCAGTTAAAGAGCATTTTATTAATATCAAAGATCCTAGCGACTCTTATAATGCTTATGAATTTATGAATGATGCGAGAAAACTAATAGATCATTTTGTAAATCGAAATAAATTGCCGGTCGTCGTGGGTGGCTCAGGATTTTTTTTGCAGACTTTATTAGGTGATCGTCAGCTTTCAAGCCAAAATACTGCTCCGATCCCTCAAGAGGCCAGTCCTAAAAATCGACTTTATCAGGCATTATTGGTTGGCCTAGAGATGGACCGTTCTTTACTGTACGATCGGATTAATCGAAGAGTTGATTTAATGTTTCAGCAAGGACTCTTGGCTGAAGCAGAAACATTATTTCAGCTGGAAGGCGATTTTCAATCAAAAAAAGCTATCGGTTATCGAGAATTCTTGGCTTATTTCGATGGTCGGCAAAGTTTGGATCGAACTAAAGAATTGATTAAACGTGATTCAAGAAGGTATGCTAAGCGCCAGTTAACTTATTTTCGGAATCAATTTCCAGATATTCATTGGTTTGATGCAATTGAAATCTCCAAAAACCCTGAAAAAATCTTTGATTTGGTCAAAAAATTCGACCAATTATAG
- a CDS encoding M24 family metallopeptidase: MNDKFVKRISKLRKLFDVLEVDSMVVYQGYNLEYLTGFDAGSGEGMFSLDRKHALLVTDGRYEEAFDGKLPAGVDLKISRDYYGDTASALNAWKVKKVGFEEDLPFYVFDFLDGQLESEFVPTPAPIEALREIKDAEELENLRQATKRSVLAFNQLLDWIQVGQTEKEIADQLDYFARRQGLEKASFDTIVASGENSAKPHGTASLRRIQEGDLVTIDFGYYFNHYTSDITRTLAIGEVAPKLKEIYQIVKKAQELSIQAVKADTMLSDVDKAARAYIASQGYGKEYNHGGGHGAGLNIHEGPAVSPGSEDEATSGQMLTIEPGIYLSGLAGVRIEDDVLVTEEGFENLTAGITRDLITIEK; encoded by the coding sequence ATGAATGATAAATTTGTGAAAAGAATCAGCAAATTAAGGAAATTATTTGATGTATTAGAAGTTGATTCCATGGTCGTCTACCAGGGTTACAATCTGGAATATTTAACTGGTTTTGATGCTGGTAGTGGTGAGGGTATGTTTAGCTTGGACCGAAAGCATGCTTTATTAGTGACAGATGGTCGCTATGAAGAGGCCTTCGATGGCAAACTGCCGGCTGGCGTTGATCTGAAAATTAGTCGTGATTATTATGGCGATACAGCCAGTGCTCTGAATGCTTGGAAAGTAAAAAAAGTTGGTTTTGAAGAAGATCTGCCTTTTTATGTATTTGATTTTCTTGATGGCCAATTAGAATCAGAATTCGTACCGACACCAGCTCCGATTGAAGCTTTGCGAGAGATCAAAGATGCAGAAGAACTGGAAAATCTGCGTCAGGCAACCAAACGCTCGGTTCTGGCTTTTAATCAACTTTTAGACTGGATTCAAGTCGGACAAACAGAAAAGGAAATCGCTGATCAACTAGATTACTTTGCACGCCGCCAAGGTCTTGAAAAAGCGAGTTTTGATACAATCGTTGCCTCTGGTGAAAATTCAGCAAAGCCGCATGGAACGGCTTCTTTGCGCAGGATTCAAGAGGGTGATCTAGTGACGATCGACTTTGGTTATTATTTTAATCATTACACATCAGATATCACTCGCACACTCGCTATTGGTGAAGTAGCTCCAAAACTAAAAGAAATTTATCAGATTGTCAAAAAGGCACAAGAATTGTCAATCCAAGCCGTTAAAGCAGATACTATGCTCAGTGACGTTGACAAAGCGGCACGAGCATACATTGCTTCTCAGGGATATGGCAAAGAATACAACCACGGCGGCGGTCATGGAGCTGGACTGAATATTCATGAAGGACCGGCGGTATCACCGGGTTCTGAAGATGAAGCGACAAGTGGTCAAATGCTGACTATCGAACCTGGAATTTATCTCTCTGGTTTAGCTGGTGTTCGTATTGAAGATGATGTTTTAGTTACTGAAGAGGGTTTTGAGAATTTGACAGCTGGTATTACACGTGATTTAATCACAATCGAGAAATAA
- a CDS encoding glutamate-5-semialdehyde dehydrogenase yields MTKLHDDIILMGQRGKQAAIETAQLSIEDRNTVLLAFANAIQAKTDKILQVNAKDVAEYRQTLSLTMQKRLELTPIKIADMINSLRALAKLPDPLADRDEQWQAAAGFKIVKKIVPLGVVAMVYEARPNVTVDAAALAIKSGNAIILRGGKEAIRTNSFIADILRKALNQLNYSEDFIQLITDTSHDSVDELLHLRKYLDLLIPRGSGSFINHVVKNAAVPVIETGAGNDHIFVDQSADLEQAIKIILNSKVQNPSVCNSAEKLLIHAEIAHEFLPKLFSSLIEAGVEIRGDEKTIQIDHRAQAATDADWDTEYNDLIIAVKVVSGLDQAIDWISQHTTHHTEAILTKSAENTEKFMNNVDAAVVVENASTRFTDGFEFGFGAEIGISTQKLHARGPMGLSALTSYKYEIFGHGEVRK; encoded by the coding sequence ATGACTAAATTACATGATGACATAATTTTAATGGGACAACGTGGCAAACAAGCTGCCATAGAAACTGCCCAACTTTCAATTGAAGATAGAAATACTGTTTTATTGGCTTTTGCAAATGCGATTCAAGCAAAGACGGATAAAATTTTACAAGTTAATGCAAAAGACGTTGCAGAATATCGGCAAACACTTAGTCTGACGATGCAAAAACGCCTGGAACTTACGCCGATCAAAATTGCTGACATGATTAATTCTTTACGTGCCCTAGCGAAACTGCCCGATCCCTTAGCGGATCGAGATGAACAGTGGCAGGCAGCAGCTGGTTTTAAAATCGTTAAAAAAATTGTGCCCCTGGGTGTGGTAGCGATGGTTTACGAAGCGCGGCCTAACGTGACGGTTGATGCCGCAGCCTTAGCGATAAAATCAGGTAATGCGATTATTTTGCGTGGCGGCAAAGAGGCAATTAGAACAAACAGTTTCATTGCAGATATTTTGCGAAAAGCTTTAAATCAATTAAACTATAGCGAAGATTTTATTCAACTTATCACAGACACAAGTCATGACTCTGTTGACGAACTGCTGCATTTGAGAAAGTATCTTGATCTGTTAATTCCACGTGGTTCGGGGTCTTTTATCAACCATGTGGTGAAGAATGCTGCTGTTCCTGTTATTGAGACAGGTGCCGGCAATGATCATATTTTTGTCGATCAGTCGGCTGATTTAGAACAGGCGATTAAGATTATCCTCAATTCGAAGGTTCAGAATCCTTCTGTCTGCAATTCAGCAGAAAAACTTTTGATACATGCAGAAATCGCCCATGAATTTTTGCCTAAACTATTTTCTAGCTTAATCGAAGCCGGCGTTGAGATAAGAGGCGATGAAAAGACGATCCAAATTGATCATCGAGCCCAAGCAGCCACAGACGCTGACTGGGATACGGAATATAATGACTTGATTATTGCAGTTAAAGTGGTCAGCGGCCTTGACCAAGCCATTGATTGGATCAGCCAGCATACGACCCATCACACAGAAGCTATTTTGACTAAATCTGCGGAAAATACTGAAAAATTTATGAATAATGTTGATGCGGCTGTGGTTGTTGAAAACGCCTCCACACGTTTCACCGATGGTTTCGAATTTGGATTTGGTGCTGAAATAGGTATCAGCACACAAAAACTGCATGCACGCGGTCCCATGGGATTATCAGCTTTAACCAGTTATAAATACGAAATTTTCGGTCATGGCGAAGTCCGAAAATAA
- a CDS encoding glutamine synthetase family protein: MTKLTKEAIKTAVKDEGVNFLRVMFTDVFGMIKNVEIPVSELDTVLDDDLLFDGSSIDGFVRIEESDMYLYPDLDTFKILPDSMTGEHDGKVAMITANVYTSDRKPFEGDPRNNLIRVLTEMKKDGFSDFNVGTEPEFFLFKVGEDGKPTMKLNDNGGYFDLAPLDLGEHVRREIVLTLEQMGFEVEAAHHEVAPGQHEVDFRYADAVTAADHIQLFKLIVKTVARKYGYYATFMPKPIAGINGNGMHTNMSLSKDGKNVFDDPKDELGLSKTAYHFLAGILDHAQNFVAITNPTVNSFKRLTPGFEAPVYIAWSASNRSPMVRVPASRGASTRLELRMVDPTANPYLAFAVVLASGLDGIEKEITPEHSVDRNIFLMDASERKKAGIKDLPDTLLAAVENLETDDVITKAISKRIADTFVEAKKLEYQSYRASVSKWEIEQYLETF, encoded by the coding sequence ATGACAAAATTAACAAAAGAAGCAATTAAAACAGCGGTTAAGGACGAGGGTGTCAACTTTTTGCGGGTGATGTTTACCGACGTTTTCGGCATGATAAAAAATGTTGAAATTCCTGTTAGTGAACTTGACACAGTCCTAGATGACGATTTATTGTTTGATGGATCTTCAATTGATGGTTTTGTGCGCATTGAAGAATCCGATATGTATCTGTACCCGGATTTAGATACTTTTAAAATTCTACCGGATTCCATGACTGGTGAACACGATGGTAAAGTCGCTATGATTACAGCTAATGTATACACTAGCGATCGTAAGCCTTTCGAAGGAGATCCCAGGAATAATTTGATTCGTGTGCTGACAGAAATGAAAAAAGATGGTTTTTCTGACTTCAACGTTGGCACAGAGCCTGAATTCTTTTTGTTTAAAGTCGGTGAAGATGGCAAACCAACCATGAAACTCAATGACAATGGCGGTTATTTTGATTTAGCGCCCTTGGATCTGGGTGAACATGTTCGTCGAGAAATCGTGCTTACTTTGGAACAGATGGGCTTTGAAGTTGAAGCTGCCCACCATGAAGTTGCGCCTGGGCAACATGAAGTTGATTTTCGTTACGCCGATGCCGTAACCGCTGCTGATCATATCCAATTATTTAAATTGATCGTAAAAACAGTTGCTCGTAAATATGGTTATTATGCAACCTTTATGCCAAAACCGATTGCTGGTATTAATGGTAACGGTATGCATACAAATATGAGCCTTTCTAAAGATGGCAAAAATGTTTTTGATGATCCTAAAGATGAACTCGGTTTATCAAAAACTGCTTATCATTTTTTGGCGGGTATCTTGGATCATGCCCAGAATTTTGTTGCGATCACAAATCCTACTGTGAATTCCTTTAAGCGTTTAACGCCTGGATTTGAAGCACCAGTTTATATTGCTTGGTCCGCTTCGAACCGTTCGCCAATGGTGCGTGTTCCTGCTTCTCGAGGGGCTTCAACGCGTTTGGAGCTAAGAATGGTTGATCCAACAGCTAATCCATATCTTGCCTTTGCTGTTGTATTAGCCTCTGGTTTGGATGGCATTGAAAAAGAAATCACACCAGAACACTCGGTAGATCGTAACATTTTCTTAATGGATGCCAGTGAACGGAAAAAAGCTGGTATCAAAGATTTGCCGGATACGCTGCTTGCAGCCGTTGAGAATCTTGAAACGGACGATGTTATTACGAAGGCCATTTCTAAACGAATCGCTGATACATTCGTTGAAGCGAAAAAACTTGAATATCAGTCTTATCGTGCCTCAGTTTCAAAGTGGGAAATCGAACAATATCTGGAAACCTTTTAA
- a CDS encoding glycerophosphodiester phosphodiesterase family protein translates to MQTRIFAHRGYKNAAPENTLPSFQAAVKYPIDGLEIDVHMTKDHELVVIHDEKVDRTSNGSGYVKNKTLAELKSLDFGSWFSKTYEHTQIMTLHEFLNWLSLIQFNKILLIELKTDHVDYPGIEEAVLNTLSSFPTAQWQLVLQSFNRKTVHRLRQLDGSIDLAKLTFLIAPRDVFDFLTKRIQQINPDFRFVFNRMLITCFKKSCFAPWVVDEPRDLINIFKKPLHAVITNQIELATQLRDSIQGSNQENHVKQ, encoded by the coding sequence ATGCAGACTAGAATTTTTGCTCATCGAGGCTATAAAAATGCCGCGCCCGAAAACACTTTGCCAAGCTTTCAAGCAGCTGTAAAATATCCAATTGATGGTCTGGAAATTGATGTTCATATGACCAAGGATCACGAGCTCGTTGTCATTCATGACGAAAAAGTGGATCGAACTTCTAATGGGTCGGGATATGTCAAAAATAAGACGCTAGCTGAATTAAAATCTTTAGACTTTGGCAGCTGGTTTTCTAAAACATATGAACACACGCAAATTATGACTTTGCATGAATTTTTAAATTGGCTGTCGTTGATTCAATTTAATAAAATACTGTTGATTGAGTTAAAAACTGATCATGTTGATTATCCTGGCATTGAAGAAGCTGTTTTAAACACTCTGAGCAGTTTTCCGACTGCTCAGTGGCAATTAGTTCTCCAGTCTTTTAATCGTAAAACAGTTCATCGTTTACGGCAGCTTGATGGTTCAATTGATTTGGCAAAACTGACTTTTTTGATCGCCCCAAGAGATGTTTTTGATTTTCTTACAAAAAGAATTCAACAGATCAATCCTGATTTTCGTTTTGTTTTTAATCGCATGCTAATAACTTGTTTTAAAAAATCTTGTTTTGCACCTTGGGTTGTTGACGAACCTCGAGATTTAATAAATATTTTTAAAAAACCACTTCATGCAGTTATCACTAATCAGATCGAATTAGCGACTCAGCTGCGTGATAGTATTCAAGGATCAAACCAAGAGAATCATGTTAAACAATAA
- a CDS encoding MerR family transcriptional regulator, which produces MIDERLKKDLAILPISTIRALTNLSDRQIRYYESQDLLTTKRGKGGQRRFSLNDVERLIEIRTMMESGDSLKDIHDLYETNRVRNRQDEKIDFVRSLENEFLKIGRLEKH; this is translated from the coding sequence ATGATTGATGAGCGATTAAAAAAGGATTTAGCAATTTTACCGATTAGTACGATTCGTGCGTTGACGAATCTTTCTGATAGGCAGATTCGCTATTACGAAAGTCAAGATTTGCTTACGACAAAAAGAGGAAAGGGTGGACAAAGGCGTTTTTCTTTGAATGATGTTGAGCGATTGATTGAGATCAGAACGATGATGGAATCTGGTGACAGTTTAAAAGATATTCATGATCTTTATGAGACCAATAGAGTCAGGAATCGTCAAGATGAGAAGATCGATTTTGTTCGTTCGCTTGAAAACGAATTTTTGAAAATCGGAAGGCTGGAAAAACATTAA
- the rpmA gene encoding 50S ribosomal protein L27, with product MLEKLQNLIKLAHHKGGGSSSNGRDSAGRRLGAKRADGQDVLAGTIIYRQRGTHIYPGINVGRGDDDTLYALADGVVRYERKGKAQRQASIYSREEYDTKLEPAVK from the coding sequence ATGTTAGAAAAATTACAGAACCTAATTAAGTTAGCCCACCATAAGGGCGGCGGATCTTCATCCAACGGTCGTGACTCTGCTGGACGTCGTCTGGGAGCAAAACGTGCCGATGGCCAAGACGTTCTTGCCGGTACGATTATTTATCGCCAACGTGGTACACATATTTATCCAGGTATTAACGTTGGTCGTGGTGATGACGATACACTTTATGCATTAGCTGATGGTGTCGTTCGCTATGAACGTAAAGGAAAAGCACAGCGTCAAGCTTCTATTTATTCTCGTGAAGAATATGATACAAAGCTCGAACCCGCAGTTAAGTAA
- the proB gene encoding glutamate 5-kinase, with translation MAQNNFDNWRRIVVKVGTSTIVLKNGQINLPVIGQLVQTLCALRNQNREVIFVTSGAIGVAIHQLSFKKRPSKISQQQALAAIGQADLMAIYNQTFSFYHQLTGQILLTYDVFDNSKMLENMLNALGELLALQAIPIINENDVIAVDEMDHQHSFGDNDRLAAMVTKAVDADGLIILSDVDALYDKNPYEFSEASPFRRIQAITDQTLNLASGKSDLGKGGMLTKLKAAEYLLENDKQMLLLSGSQPDAILQALAGKEIGTLFSK, from the coding sequence ATGGCACAAAATAATTTTGACAACTGGAGAAGAATTGTCGTTAAAGTCGGCACATCAACGATCGTATTAAAAAATGGTCAGATAAATTTGCCTGTGATCGGTCAGTTGGTTCAAACGCTTTGTGCTTTAAGAAATCAGAACCGCGAGGTTATTTTTGTGACTTCTGGTGCGATCGGTGTTGCGATCCATCAATTGTCTTTTAAAAAACGACCTTCAAAAATTTCGCAGCAGCAAGCTTTGGCTGCGATCGGTCAAGCTGATTTAATGGCAATCTATAACCAAACTTTTTCTTTCTATCATCAGCTGACTGGACAAATTCTGCTGACATATGATGTTTTTGACAACTCGAAAATGCTGGAAAATATGTTAAATGCGCTTGGCGAATTATTAGCGTTGCAGGCGATTCCGATTATCAACGAAAATGATGTGATAGCTGTTGACGAAATGGACCATCAGCATTCTTTTGGCGACAATGACCGTTTGGCTGCAATGGTAACGAAAGCTGTTGATGCTGACGGACTGATCATTTTGTCTGACGTGGATGCACTCTATGATAAAAACCCCTATGAATTCAGCGAAGCATCTCCGTTTCGTCGTATTCAAGCAATTACAGATCAGACGTTGAATCTCGCTTCTGGAAAAAGTGATTTGGGAAAAGGTGGTATGCTGACAAAATTAAAGGCTGCTGAATACCTTTTGGAAAATGATAAACAGATGCTGTTGTTATCAGGCAGTCAGCCTGATGCTATTTTGCAAGCTTTAGCAGGGAAGGAAATCGGGACTTTGTTTTCAAAATGA